The Alosa alosa isolate M-15738 ecotype Scorff River chromosome 9, AALO_Geno_1.1, whole genome shotgun sequence genome includes a region encoding these proteins:
- the LOC125300872 gene encoding uncharacterized protein LOC125300872, which yields MADSKLQAELIEWCGTETIDVTRAILVVGVGKDLEVAKIEEELHTVRCWGRVRVRGTKPYRDGDGVLVLCECKEVIDPRVVPPEVRPNDGAVWKIITHAQQPTPQAPAEDFSAKLQRFLMSEGKTLADIQSLSSTDESVLRAMVDVVSRTTKSQAESQGYRRLRIFSGITPTPAGEESLEYWLEQATLMVQESEFTEQEKRQRILECLRGPALEIVKSLRLSKQGATAQEFLDALDSAFGSAESAEDLYFSFRLIQQKSGEKLSDYVRRIEPFLAKVVKKGGVSASDKDKVRVEQLLRGAIDSDLMLLQLSLKERRSKPPNFLDLLSEIRAEEECQQTRKKVNARIRNVAACNDSVDDDVSIEVLKADFKALKTQVFEMSKSSANEGVSAHASMPSPSHSGYDKSEAAALRKNVRRLGRKLKSKGGNATEPSATVAAVGTKSQSQGSRQTQSPGGGERFCYRCGEDGHIATQCSSAENEKRVIKRLIASLNKAKGKLSNDGNPNSETTNCFSKKQEVCTNTHAPLPKGLIGPPSTVQVRVNGNPCTAILDSGSQVTIIFQKFYEKHLSDIPIQPVSGLAIWGLSDTSYPYSGYIVVDMQFPKELTGKSETLSVLALICPGPNTPDQVPVILGTNANLFYRLADLCGHPKSEALARALKVSNTGQRRELVLPKANDTNTEDSVGLVKFMGPDDLRLTPQESRCVPCHLDLSQPAPKGIIVVETSETVPLPHGVMFQPVVAPASAIDPDCFSLLIQNETKKEITIPRGTPLGTVQSADLASPIVRSQNTEELDPNLIDFGDSPIPNEWKDRLRGKLCQRRNVFSLREWEVGLAKGVEHNIRLTDPRPFRERSRRLAPADIEDVRKHLQELLDAGVIQESRSPYASPIVVARKKNGNVRMCIDYRTLNSKTIPDQYTTPRIDDALDCLAGSRWFSVLDLRSGYYQIAMAEEDKDKTAFICPLGFYQFQRMPQGVMGAPATFQRLMEKAVGDMNLLQVLVYLDDLIVFGATLEEHEERLMKVLDRLEEVGLKVSLDKCQFCQPRVKYVGHIVSADGIATDPAKVEAVTQWPQPTDLKSLRSFLGFCGYYRRFVANYSSIVKPLTDLTKGYPPVRKGKKPTVAKDQQYYKEAEPFGSRWTGACTKAFREIIRRLTNAPVLAFADPNKRYVLHIDASLKGLGAVLNQVHPEGLRPVAFASRGLTAAERRYHIHQLEFLALKWAVVDKFHDYLYGVRFTVMTDNNPLTYVLTTGKLNATGHRWLAALATYDFEVKYRPGKVNIDADLLSRNWSDVDAEPWKKLCQGDVKTLCSQVRAQDVCVAERLGVPAEGIPELYSFATHLNVEQLERFTHDDLQRAQLKDPVLKVVREALKTGHWPSNAADTGVSLLKREGTKLRIKDGLLYRVTTKASGKEHRQLLLPKEFRMRVCRALHDDMGHLGVERTLELIRTRFYWPKMSQAVETYIGNCGKCVTWKSPCPRAAPLQQITSTGPMELVCIDFLSLEPDSSGVANVLVVTDHFSRYAQAYPTKDQRAVTVAKVLVEKFFVHYGLPARIHSDQGRDFESRLIQELLRTLGIRKSRTTPYHPQGDPQPERFNRTLLSMLGTLRDTHKRQWSSHVSQLVHAYNSTKNDATGYSPYYIMFGREARLPIDVCLGTDSQEPVSHSRYVEDLKRDLKSAYELATKSATQVHLRNKKNYERVLRNQVLAKGDRVLLKNLGLKGKHKLQSRWNSLPLM from the coding sequence ATGGCTGATAGTAAGTTGCAGGCAGAGCTTATTGAGTGGTGTGGCACTGAAACTATTGATGTTACTCGCGCCATActagtggtgggggtggggaaagATCTCGAAGTGGCCAAAATTGAAGAAGAGCTACACACAGTCCGATGCTGGGGTCGAGTGAGAGTAAGGGGAACCAAGCCCTACAGGGATGGCGATGGCGTACTAGTTCTCTGTGAATGCAAAGAAGTCATTGATCCAAGAGTAGTTCCTCCTGAAGTCCGACCCAATGATGGCGCTGTTTGGAAGATCATAACTCATGCCCAGCAACCCACTCCTCAAGCTCCTGCTGAGGACTTTTCAGCCAAGTTGCAACGTTTTCTAATGTCAGAAGGAAAGACCCTTGCCGATATTCAAAGCTTGTCTTCCACTGATGAGTCAGTCTTGCGCGCCATGGTCGATGTGGTCAGCCGTACTACCAAAAGTCAAGCTGAGAGCCAGGGATATCGTCGACTGCGGATCTTCTCAGGAATCACTCCCACCCCGGCTGGGGAGGAATCTCTAGAATATTGGCTAGAACAGGCAACGTTAATGGTTCAAGAGAGTGAATTCACTGAACAAGAGAAGAGGCAACGAATCCTGGAGTGCTTGAGAGGCCCTGCTCTCGAAATCGTCAAGTCACTGCGCCTCAGTAAGCAAGGAGCCACAGCACAGGAGTTTCTTGATGCGCTGGACAGTGCGTTTGGTTCCGCTGAGTCTGCTGAAGACCTGTACTTTTCTTTCCGGCTCATACAGCAGAAGTCTGGTGAGAAGCTGTCAGACTATGTTCGCCGAATTGAACCTTTTCTGGCCAAAGTGGTGAAGAAAGGAGGGGTCTCAGCTAGTGATAAAGACAAAGTGCGTGTTGAACAGCTGCTTCGTGGTGCAATTGACTCAGACTTGATGCTGCTACAGCTAAGCTTGAAAGAGAGACGCAGTAAACCCCCCAACTTTCTTGACTTACTGTCTGAGATCAGAGCAGAAGAAGAATGCCAGCAAACACGAAAGAAGGTGAATGCGCGTATTCGGAATGTTGCTGCTTGTAATGACTCAGTCGACGATGATGTGAGCATAGAAGTGCTAAAGGCTGATTTTAAAGCTTTGAAAACTCAAGTGTTTGAGATGAGTAAGAGTTCAGCAAATGAAGGAGTCAGTGCTCATGCATCTATGCCAAGTCCAAGTCACTCAGGCTATGACAAGTCAGAAGCTGCTGCTTTACGAAAGAATGTTAGAAGATTAGGCAGAAAGTTGAAGTCCAAAGGAGGGAATGCAACTGAGCCTTCGGCTACTGTAGCCGCTGTCGGGACTAAGAGCCAAAGTCAAGGTTCTAGGCAAACACAAAGTCCTGGAGGTGGTGAGCGCTTCTGTTACAGATGTGGAGAAGATGGCCATATCGCCACCCAGTGCTCATCTGCTGAAAATGAGAAGAGAGTCATTAAGAGACTCATAGCGTCGCTTAACAAAGCTAAAGGCAAGCTGTCGAACGATGGCAATCCAAACAGTGAGACCACCAACTGTTTCTCTAAAAAACAGGaagtatgcacaaacacacatgccccGCTTCCCAAAGGTCTCATTGGTCCACCTTCTACAGTGCAAGTGAGAGTGAACGGTAACCCCTGTACAGCCATACTGGATAGTGGGTCCCAAGTAACCATAATCTTCCAGAAATTCTATGAGAAGCACTTGTCCGATATACCCATACAACCAGTGTCTGGCTTAGCCATTTGGGGATTAAGTGATACAAGTTATCCCTACTCAGGATACATTGTAGTTGACATGCAGTTTCCAAAGGAGCTAACTGGAAAGTCAGAGACACTGTCAGTGTTGGCATTGATTTGCCCTGGGCCTAACACACCAGATCAGGTCCCAGTGATCCTAGGCACAAACGCTAACTTGTTCTACAGACTCGCTGACCTGTGTGGTCACCCAAAGAGTGAGGCTTTAGCCCGTGCCCTGAAAGTCAGCAACACTGGACAGAGGAGAGAACTGGTGCTGCCTAAAGCCAATGACACGAACACTGAAGATTCAGTGGGTTTAGTGAAGTTCATGGGCCCTGACGACTTGAGACTTACCCCTCAAGAGAGTCGCTGTGTACCATGTCATCTGGACCTCAGCCAGCCAGCACCTAAAGGCATAATCGTGGTGGAGACGAGTGAAACTGTGCCATTACCCCACGGTGTGATGTTCCAGCCTGTAGTTGCTCCCGCTTCTGCCATTGACCCCGACTGCTTCTCTCTGTTGATTCAGAACGAAACCAAGAAAGAGATTACTATACCTCGAGGCACTCCCCTAGGTACAGTTCAGTCAGCTGATTTGGCCAGTCCTATAGTGAGAAGTCAGAACACTGAAGAACTGGATCCAAATTTGATAGACTTTGGAGATTCTCCTATCCCCAATGAATGGAAAGACAGACTTAGGGGAAAACTCTGTCAACGTCGCAATGTGTTCTCACTCCGTGAATGGGAAGTTGGCTTAGCCAAAGGCGTTGAGCACAACATTCGTCTAACTGATCCCCGTCCGTTTCGTGAAAGATCCAGACGCCTGGCACCTGCGGACATAGAGGACGTGCGTAAGCATCTCCAAGAGCTGTTAGACGCTGGAGTGATACAGGAGTCTAGGAGTCCATACGCATCACCTATTGTGGTAGCAAGAAAGAAGAATGGAAACGTGCGTATGTGCATTGATTATAGGACTCTGAATAGTAAGACGATACCTGACCAATACACCACACCACGCATCGATGACGCATTAGATTGTTTAGCAGGAAGTCGATGGTTCTCTGTCTTAGACCTTCGTAGCGGTTACTACCAAATCGCAATGGCGGAAGAAGACAAAGACAAGACCGCGTTCATTTGTCCTCTTGGCTTCTACCAGTTCCAACGGATGCCCCAGGGGGTGATGGGAGCTCCTGCAACGTTTCAACGTCTAATGGAGAAGGCTGTTGGGGACATGAACTTGCTACAAGTCCTCGTTTATCTTGATGATTTAATTGTGTTTGGTGCAACGTTGGAAGAACATGAGGAGAGACTTATGAAAGTCCTGGACCGTCTCGAGGAAGTAGGCCTAAAAGTGTCTTTGGACAAATGCCAGTTCTGTCAGCCCAGAGTAAAGTATGTTGGCCATATCGTCTCTGCTGATGGGATTGCAACAGATCCAGCTAAGGTTGAAGCTGTAACCCAGTGGCCACAGCCTACTGACCTAAAGTCACTGAGGTCATTCCTTGGCTTCTGTGGTTATTACCGCAGATTTGTGGCAAACTACTCCTCTATTGTTAAGCCCTTGACAGACCTAACCAAAGGGTATCCCCCTGTTAGGAAAGGAAAAAAACCTACTGTCGCGAAAGATCAACAGTACTACAAGGAGGCTGAACCTTTTGGCTCACGATGGACTGGTGCATGCACAAAAGCTTTCCGGGAGATCATCAGACGCCTTACCAACGCGCCTGTGTTAGCGTTCGCAGATCCTAACAAGCGCTATGTGCTGCACATCGACGCAAGTCTCAAAGGTTTGGGAGCAGTCTTAAACCAGGTTCATCCTGAAGGTCTCCGTCCTGTCGCATTCGCCAGCAGAGGATTGACTGCTGCGGAGCGAAGGTATCACATCCACCAGCTCGAGTTTCTAGCACTTAAGTGGGCCGTGGTAGACAAATTCCACGATTACCTATATGGTGTGAGATTCACGGTAATGACTGACAATAACCCGCTCACGTATGTGCTGACAACTGGGAAACTCAACGCAACTGGTCACAGATGGCTTGCTGCACTAGCCACTTATGACTTCGAAGTCAAATATCGCCCTGGAAAGGTGAACATTGACGCTGATTTACTCTCACGCAACTGGTCTGATGTTGACGCAGAGCCCTGGAAGAAACTGTGTCAGGGTGATGTGAAAACACTTTGCAGTCAAGTGCGTgcacaagatgtgtgtgtggctgaaagACTAGGAGTTCCTGCAGAAGGCATTCCTGAGCTCTATTCTTTTGCAACTCACCTGAATGTTGAGCAACTAGAACGGTTCACCCATGACGACTTGCAAAGAGCTCAGCTCAAAGACCCTGTCCTCAAAGTAGTAAGAGAGGCCTTGAAAACAGGCCACTGGCCTTCTAACGCTGCTGATACAGGTGTGTCATTACTGAAGCGTGAGGGAACAAAACTGAGAATTAAAGATGGATTACTCTACCGAGTGACAACCAAAGCTTCTGGTAAAGAACACCGCCAGTTGCTGCTACCCAAAGAATTCAGAATGCGGGTGTGCCGAGCTTTGCATGATGATATGGGGCACTTGGGAGTAGAGAGAACTCTAGAACTGATAAGAACAAGGTTCTATTGGCCGAAGATGAGTCAGGCTGTTGAGACATACATAGGCAACTGTGGGAAGTGTGTCACGTGGAAGAGTCCATGTCCACGAGCCGCTCCATTACAGCAGATTACTTCCACAGGACCCATGGAGCTTGTATGTATCGATTTTCTCTCTCTAGAACCAGACTCAAGTGGAGTTGCCAACGTTCTCGTGGTGACTGATCATTTCAGTCGCTATGCGCAAGCATACCCAACCAAGGATCAACGAGCAGTCACTGTCGCCAAGGTATTGGTCGAGAAATTCTTCGTTCACTATGGTCTTCCAGCTCGAATTCATTCGGACCAAGGCCGTGACTTCGAGAGTCGGTTGATCCAGGAATTACTGAGGACCTTGGGAATCCGTAAGTCACGGACGACACCCTATCATCCCCAGGGCGACCCACAACCAGAGCGCTTTAACAGAACACTGTTATCTATGCTGGGAACCTTGAGAGATACTCACAAGCGTCAGTGGAGTAGTCATGTGAGTCAGTTAGTACACGCATACAACAGTACCAAGAATGATGCCACAGGGTATTCACCCTACTACATCATGTTTGGCAGAGAGGCCAGATTGCCTATTGATGTATGCTTAGGAACCGATAGTCAAGAACCAGTCAGTCATTCACGTTATGTGGAAGATCTCAAGAGAGACTTAAAGAGTGCTTACGAGTTAGCTACCAAGTCTGCAACTCAAGTTCATTTGAGGAACAAGAAGAACTATGAGAGAGTCCTACGCAACCAAGTATTAGCCAAGGGTGATCGAGTACTCTTGAAGAACTTGGGGTTGAAGGGGAAACATAAATTGCAGAGTAGGTGGAACTCTTTACCCCTTATGTGA